A single Desulfovibrio piger DNA region contains:
- a CDS encoding LIC12162 family transferase: MAQTRHLVLGLMPRGADPDTHWAAGPWCFDTEEDFFPGWEDSFVFGREPLRDPATLDRAVLMAQSLAVDSIPALGRHLLGLQHRRAVENAPVPSLLGPEKVDLPGVYWETLLAPWACTVARQLVERWLRVRALVEDWGHLPLHVELLPEDCAFAFATEHDFVMSGALGADWNTWLMSRLLEAVWPERWTRSYALPVCASYGQPIPPEDSGGLKQRLRAWARSWVLRLPCPPLRGMRLHQALRYSLALLHPSRQPDASRPLAAHFGSAATGVKHDLPLDPLPFFIGALPQTLAELDHPGHIAPARVPRVRVASVRAHEDTRYRRQLAIWRARGHRLMFVQHGGNVGQVRCLCETPLVEFSQHAFGTWGWSHYDATGAGTGGQFLPLPYPLLATMADQWHGGDDTLLFVGAEMPLYGHRLDSRPTPLQWLQYREDKQWFLEDLPRRLHDKILYRPHFDAPGALDDAPWLLPRFPHVRLCSGPLEARMLTCALMVLDHHGTTLLQALAANVPTIAYWDRSIWPMTDEALARLDLLAGAGIWQPSAEAAAAKVREVWENPARWWQEERVQAARRAFCREHAFVDPKGPDAPIVSLLQRL, encoded by the coding sequence ATGGCTCAAACGCGCCATCTTGTCCTGGGGCTCATGCCCCGCGGGGCCGATCCCGATACCCACTGGGCGGCCGGGCCCTGGTGTTTCGATACGGAAGAAGACTTTTTTCCCGGCTGGGAGGACAGCTTCGTCTTCGGCCGGGAACCCCTGCGCGATCCCGCCACCCTGGACAGGGCCGTGCTTATGGCCCAGTCCCTGGCCGTGGACAGCATCCCGGCCCTGGGGCGGCACCTGCTGGGCCTGCAACACCGGCGTGCCGTGGAGAATGCTCCCGTGCCCTCCCTGCTGGGCCCGGAAAAGGTCGACCTGCCCGGCGTCTACTGGGAGACCCTGCTGGCCCCCTGGGCCTGCACCGTGGCGCGCCAGCTGGTGGAACGCTGGCTGCGCGTGCGCGCCCTGGTGGAGGACTGGGGCCACCTGCCCCTGCATGTGGAGCTGCTGCCCGAGGACTGCGCTTTTGCCTTTGCCACGGAACATGATTTCGTCATGAGCGGCGCCCTGGGCGCGGACTGGAACACCTGGCTCATGTCCCGCCTGCTGGAGGCCGTCTGGCCCGAACGCTGGACCCGCTCCTACGCCCTGCCCGTCTGCGCGTCCTATGGCCAGCCCATCCCGCCGGAAGACAGCGGCGGCCTGAAACAGCGCCTGCGGGCCTGGGCGCGCTCCTGGGTGCTGCGCCTGCCCTGCCCGCCCCTGCGCGGCATGCGCCTGCATCAGGCCCTGCGCTACTCGCTGGCCCTGCTCCATCCCAGCCGCCAGCCCGACGCCAGCCGCCCCCTGGCCGCCCATTTCGGCAGCGCTGCCACCGGCGTGAAGCACGACCTGCCGCTCGATCCCCTGCCCTTTTTCATCGGCGCCCTGCCCCAGACCCTCGCCGAGCTGGACCATCCCGGCCACATCGCCCCGGCGCGTGTCCCGCGCGTGCGCGTGGCTTCGGTCCGTGCCCACGAGGATACCCGCTACCGCCGGCAGCTGGCCATCTGGCGCGCCCGCGGCCACCGGCTCATGTTCGTCCAGCACGGCGGCAATGTGGGCCAGGTGCGCTGCCTGTGCGAGACGCCCCTCGTGGAATTCAGCCAGCATGCCTTCGGCACCTGGGGCTGGAGCCATTACGATGCCACGGGCGCCGGTACGGGCGGGCAGTTCCTGCCCCTGCCCTATCCCCTGCTGGCCACTATGGCCGACCAGTGGCACGGCGGTGACGACACCCTGCTCTTTGTGGGCGCGGAGATGCCCCTCTACGGCCACCGTCTCGACTCGCGCCCCACGCCCCTGCAATGGCTCCAGTACCGGGAAGACAAACAGTGGTTCCTGGAAGACCTGCCCCGCCGCCTGCACGACAAGATCCTCTACCGTCCCCATTTCGATGCCCCGGGCGCGCTGGACGATGCCCCCTGGCTGTTGCCGCGCTTCCCCCATGTGCGCCTGTGCAGCGGCCCGCTGGAAGCCCGGATGCTCACCTGCGCCCTCATGGTGCTGGACCATCACGGCACCACCCTGCTCCAGGCCCTGGCCGCCAATGTGCCCACCATCGCCTACTGGGACAGATCCATCTGGCCCATGACCGACGAAGCCCTGGCCCGGCTGGACCTGCTGGCCGGGGCCGGCATCTGGCAGCCCTCCGCCGAGGCGGCCGCCGCCAAGGTCCGGGAAGTCTGGGAAAACCCCGCCCGCTGGTGGCAGGAGGAGCGCGTCCAGGCCGCCCGCCGGGCTTTCTGCCGCGAACACGCCTTCGTCGATCCCAAGGGCCCGGATGCCCCCATCGTTTCATTGCTGCAACGTCTGTAA
- a CDS encoding DMT family transporter, with product MKQNTSGYLLALLAVVIWSGNFVVARAVADMIPPWQCNFWRWFTAFASILPFAWRHLREDWPALRRHRRYVVLMSLLGVTLMNTFFYKAGQSTESLNMALIAPTAPIIILIFSRLLYGEAITPRRLLGMLVVAAGIVILVSRGDMERLAALRFAPGDLWSLGGAASFGLYSLFMRHRGADLSVLGFSAATFGLGALFCVPPVLAEMCWLPPVQWEPAVITGVLYAGVGCSFGSFCLWTAAISRIGPVRAGIVYYSMPAFAAIGAHMVLNEAVNAAQVAGGMLIIGGILIATLQRPHLPVRKENP from the coding sequence ATGAAACAGAACACATCAGGCTACCTGCTGGCCCTGCTGGCCGTGGTCATCTGGTCGGGGAACTTCGTGGTGGCGCGCGCCGTGGCGGACATGATCCCGCCGTGGCAGTGCAACTTCTGGCGCTGGTTCACGGCCTTCGCCAGCATCCTGCCCTTTGCCTGGCGCCACCTGCGCGAGGACTGGCCCGCCCTGCGCCGTCACCGGCGCTACGTGGTGCTCATGTCCCTGCTGGGCGTGACGCTGATGAACACCTTTTTCTACAAGGCCGGACAGAGCACCGAGAGCCTGAACATGGCCCTGATCGCGCCCACGGCCCCCATCATCATCCTGATCTTCTCGCGCCTGCTCTATGGCGAGGCCATCACCCCGCGCCGCCTGCTGGGCATGCTGGTGGTGGCCGCGGGCATCGTGATCCTGGTCAGCCGCGGCGACATGGAGCGCCTGGCGGCCCTGCGCTTTGCCCCCGGCGACCTCTGGTCCCTGGGCGGGGCGGCCAGCTTTGGCCTGTATTCGCTGTTCATGCGCCACCGGGGCGCGGATCTTTCGGTCCTGGGCTTCAGTGCCGCCACCTTCGGGCTGGGGGCGCTGTTCTGTGTGCCGCCCGTGCTGGCCGAGATGTGCTGGCTGCCGCCCGTGCAGTGGGAGCCCGCCGTCATCACGGGCGTGCTCTATGCCGGGGTGGGCTGTTCCTTTGGTTCCTTCTGCCTCTGGACGGCCGCCATCAGCCGTATCGGGCCCGTGCGCGCGGGCATCGTTTATTACAGCATGCCCGCGTTCGCCGCCATCGGCGCCCACATGGTCCTCAACGAGGCCGTCAATGCGGCCCAGGTGGCGGGCGGCATGCTCATCATCGGCGGCATCCTGATCGCGACACTGCAACGACCGCACCTGCCGGTGCGCAAGGAGAACCCATGA
- the rdgB gene encoding RdgB/HAM1 family non-canonical purine NTP pyrophosphatase, which produces MNDNEKLRVVLATHNAGKIRELADPMADFGIEVVGLSAFPEIGEIEETGTTFEENALIKARAVCAATGLVAVADDSGLEVDALDKGPGVYSARYSNDWESLPGESVDKRNMRKLLFELRDVPPARRSCRFVSCMVAVRPDGRELVVRGTWEGRILEEPLGENGFGYDPLFWDESIRKSAAQLTRDEKNARSHRGNALRALLARWSDFMAGKS; this is translated from the coding sequence ATGAACGACAACGAAAAGCTGCGGGTGGTGCTGGCCACCCACAATGCCGGCAAGATCCGCGAGCTGGCCGATCCCATGGCCGACTTCGGCATCGAGGTGGTGGGGCTTTCCGCCTTCCCGGAGATCGGCGAGATCGAGGAGACCGGCACCACCTTTGAAGAGAACGCCCTCATCAAGGCCCGGGCCGTGTGCGCCGCCACCGGCCTTGTGGCCGTGGCCGACGACTCCGGCCTGGAAGTGGACGCCCTGGACAAGGGCCCCGGCGTCTATTCCGCCCGCTATTCCAATGACTGGGAGAGCCTGCCCGGCGAGAGCGTGGACAAGCGCAACATGCGCAAGCTGCTTTTTGAGCTGCGCGACGTGCCCCCGGCCCGGCGCTCCTGCCGCTTTGTGAGCTGCATGGTGGCCGTGCGCCCCGACGGCCGCGAGCTGGTGGTGCGCGGCACCTGGGAAGGCCGCATCCTCGAAGAGCCCCTGGGCGAGAACGGCTTTGGCTACGACCCTCTGTTCTGGGACGAGAGCATCCGCAAAAGTGCCGCCCAGCTCACCCGCGACGAGAAGAACGCCCGCAGCCATCGCGGCAACGCCCTGCGTGCCCTGCTGGCCCGCTGGTCCGATTTCATGGCCGGGAAGTCCTAG
- a CDS encoding 4Fe-4S dicluster domain-containing protein, protein MIEHIQVVPDKCRACRRCEVACIAAHHGMTFKEAMKHRDVLVSRVQVVKAEGFKTTVRCHQCNPAPCCNICPTGALQQEEDGRITMRVQLCVACKMCIAVCPYGTISLDTIGMPEEGGETMAQRSRREVAVRCDMCKAWREENGKKITACMEACPVHALSMVEPDGTVIEAPKPEKKKPADE, encoded by the coding sequence ATGATTGAGCATATTCAGGTAGTACCCGACAAATGCCGCGCCTGCCGCCGCTGCGAAGTGGCCTGCATCGCCGCGCACCACGGGATGACCTTCAAGGAAGCCATGAAACACCGCGACGTGCTGGTCTCCCGCGTGCAGGTGGTCAAGGCCGAAGGCTTCAAGACCACCGTGCGCTGCCACCAGTGCAACCCCGCCCCCTGCTGCAACATCTGCCCCACCGGCGCCCTGCAGCAGGAGGAGGACGGCCGCATCACCATGCGCGTGCAGCTGTGCGTGGCCTGCAAGATGTGCATCGCCGTCTGCCCGTACGGCACCATCTCGCTGGATACCATCGGCATGCCCGAAGAAGGCGGCGAGACCATGGCCCAGCGCAGCCGCCGTGAAGTGGCCGTGCGCTGCGACATGTGCAAGGCCTGGCGTGAAGAAAACGGCAAAAAGATCACCGCCTGCATGGAAGCCTGCCCCGTGCATGCCCTTTCCATGGTGGAGCCCGACGGCACCGTCATCGAAGCGCCCAAGCCCGAAAAGAAAAAGCCCGCCGACGAATAG
- a CDS encoding hydrogenase maturation nickel metallochaperone HypA, producing MHEASLVQGLLKIALKTVEEHNAAHPEQRVRRIRSITCELGLISCVEPQTLKGCFEIFARDGMADGAELILRTAPLPCRCTDCGHTFELLRRHFICPHCGSDAIRFTGGHGLVMTDLEVEPEENHD from the coding sequence ATGCACGAAGCCAGCCTTGTCCAGGGCCTGCTCAAGATCGCCCTGAAAACGGTGGAAGAGCACAATGCGGCCCACCCGGAACAGCGGGTGCGGCGCATCCGCAGCATCACCTGCGAGCTGGGCCTCATCTCCTGTGTGGAGCCGCAGACCCTGAAAGGCTGCTTCGAGATCTTTGCCCGGGACGGCATGGCCGACGGCGCGGAACTCATCCTGCGGACCGCCCCCCTGCCCTGCCGCTGCACGGATTGCGGACATACATTCGAGCTGCTCAGACGGCATTTCATCTGCCCCCACTGCGGCAGCGACGCCATACGCTTCACCGGCGGACACGGTCTTGTGATGACCGATCTGGAGGTGGAGCCGGAGGAGAACCATGATTGA
- a CDS encoding nickel-dependent hydrogenase large subunit: MSKLTTFHMPLGPVHVALEEPVYFNLTVEGETIRKVELTSGHVHRGMEALATQRNLIKNVTLTERVCSLCSNSHSFTYSMAVENVLGMEIPARARYLRVLAEEIKRVASHLFNTAIQAHIIGFKSLFMHVMEVREMMQDVKETVYGNRMNLASNCIGGVKCDVPPDMLKYILGMIDKVEPAVDEIREIYATNSMVLGRTRGLGLLPREDALRLGVVGPVARGSGIATDVRKDSPYAAYPDLEFKSITHDGCCIHSRTMVRLDEIFESFKLIRQCCERMPEGPHCVPMRQIHTAEACARSEAPRGEVFYYIRTNGTDIPARLKWRVPSYMNWEALGVMMRDCAVADVALITNSIDPCVSCTER, from the coding sequence ATGAGCAAGCTCACCACTTTCCACATGCCGCTGGGCCCCGTGCACGTGGCCCTTGAGGAGCCCGTGTACTTCAACCTCACCGTGGAAGGCGAGACCATCCGCAAGGTGGAACTGACCTCCGGTCATGTGCACCGCGGCATGGAAGCCCTGGCCACCCAGCGCAACCTCATCAAGAACGTCACCCTCACCGAGCGTGTCTGCTCGCTGTGTTCCAACAGCCACAGCTTCACCTACAGCATGGCCGTGGAAAACGTGCTGGGCATGGAGATCCCCGCCCGCGCCCGTTATCTGCGCGTGCTGGCCGAAGAGATCAAGCGCGTGGCCTCGCATCTGTTCAACACCGCCATCCAGGCCCACATCATCGGCTTCAAGTCCCTGTTCATGCACGTCATGGAAGTGCGCGAGATGATGCAGGACGTGAAGGAGACCGTGTACGGCAACCGCATGAACCTGGCCTCCAACTGCATCGGCGGCGTCAAGTGCGACGTGCCCCCGGACATGCTCAAATACATCCTGGGCATGATCGACAAGGTGGAGCCCGCCGTGGACGAGATCCGCGAGATCTACGCCACCAATTCCATGGTCCTGGGCCGTACCAGGGGCCTGGGCCTGCTGCCCAGGGAAGACGCCCTGCGCCTGGGCGTGGTGGGCCCCGTGGCGCGCGGTTCCGGCATCGCCACCGACGTGCGCAAGGATTCGCCCTATGCGGCCTATCCCGACCTGGAGTTCAAAAGCATCACCCATGACGGCTGCTGCATCCACTCCCGCACCATGGTGCGCCTGGACGAGATCTTCGAATCCTTCAAGCTCATCCGCCAGTGCTGCGAACGCATGCCCGAAGGCCCCCACTGCGTGCCCATGCGCCAGATCCACACGGCCGAGGCCTGCGCCCGCAGCGAAGCGCCCCGCGGCGAGGTCTTCTACTACATCCGTACCAACGGCACGGACATCCCGGCCCGCCTCAAGTGGCGCGTGCCCTCGTACATGAACTGGGAGGCCCTGGGCGTCATGATGCGCGACTGCGCCGTGGCCGATGTGGCCCTGATCACCAACAGTATCGACCCCTGCGTCTCCTGCACGGAGCGCTAG
- a CDS encoding NADH-quinone oxidoreductase subunit C, producing MQEILQGNAALMEALGALCTRDTAIHHSTDAYGNAFHWFRLDHPRFMSQAATALQAAHARLCMITAYNLKQLGEQQQELCYHFELQGVVYNITATLTAEHNTVPSITPLFANADWHEREMMELYGIRVANQPNPRRLFLDEELDAGILNEAVPLSIMMNGACTTDLWERILKEKEGERA from the coding sequence ATGCAAGAGATTCTGCAAGGCAATGCCGCGCTCATGGAGGCTCTTGGAGCCCTCTGCACCCGCGACACGGCCATACACCACAGCACCGACGCCTACGGCAACGCCTTCCACTGGTTCCGCCTGGACCATCCCCGCTTCATGAGCCAGGCCGCCACCGCCCTGCAGGCCGCCCATGCCCGCCTGTGCATGATCACGGCATACAACCTGAAACAGCTGGGCGAACAGCAGCAGGAACTGTGCTACCACTTCGAGCTGCAGGGCGTGGTCTACAACATCACCGCCACCCTGACCGCCGAGCACAACACCGTGCCTTCCATCACGCCCCTGTTCGCCAATGCCGACTGGCATGAGCGCGAGATGATGGAACTGTACGGCATCCGTGTGGCCAACCAGCCCAACCCCCGCCGCCTCTTCCTCGACGAGGAGCTGGACGCAGGCATCCTCAACGAGGCCGTGCCGCTGTCCATCATGATGAACGGGGCCTGTACCACGGACCTCTGGGAACGCATCCTGAAAGAAAAGGAAGGGGAACGCGCATGA
- a CDS encoding 4Fe-4S binding protein: MAGFLKILFRNLLQGPSTDPFPLGETFTPERLRGRVKIDPDLCMGCGVCRHVCAAGAINIRQKPDNSGYTITVWQDSCCLCASCRQYCPTGAMGIINDWHSAHLDSEKFGRVEQQTINYEPCSHCGTLMRPLPLKLAKKLYAGNSEIDPDLIRHLCPKCRQIEDAKRSLCRLPEPPKAMEPAQTPASAAPTTD; encoded by the coding sequence ATGGCGGGTTTTCTGAAGATTCTGTTCCGCAATCTGCTGCAAGGCCCCAGCACGGATCCCTTCCCGCTGGGTGAAACTTTCACGCCCGAGCGCTTGCGGGGCCGGGTGAAGATCGACCCCGATCTGTGCATGGGCTGCGGCGTGTGCCGTCATGTCTGTGCTGCCGGGGCCATCAACATCCGCCAGAAACCGGACAACAGCGGCTACACCATCACGGTCTGGCAGGATTCCTGCTGTCTGTGCGCCTCCTGCCGCCAGTACTGCCCCACCGGGGCCATGGGCATCATCAACGACTGGCATTCCGCCCATCTGGACTCGGAGAAATTCGGCCGCGTGGAGCAGCAGACCATCAATTACGAACCCTGCTCGCACTGCGGTACCCTCATGCGGCCCCTGCCGCTCAAACTGGCGAAAAAACTCTACGCCGGCAACAGCGAGATCGACCCCGACCTGATCCGCCACCTGTGCCCCAAGTGCCGCCAGATCGAGGACGCCAAGCGCAGCCTCTGCCGTCTGCCCGAACCGCCCAAGGCCATGGAGCCCGCCCAGACCCCTGCTTCTGCCGCGCCCACCACGGATTAG
- a CDS encoding NADH-quinone oxidoreductase subunit B family protein — protein MSLDNMLKKLSVRSPWLFRINAGSCNGCDVELATTACIPRYDVERLGCRYCGSPRHADIVLITGPLTTRVRDRVLAVWNEIPEPKITVAVGICPISGGVFREGYSIEGPISRYIPVDVNVPGCPPRPQAILEGVVLARKMWLKKLGIEE, from the coding sequence ATGAGTCTGGACAACATGCTCAAAAAACTGTCGGTGCGCTCGCCGTGGCTCTTCCGCATCAACGCGGGCTCCTGCAACGGCTGTGACGTGGAACTGGCCACCACGGCCTGCATCCCCCGCTACGACGTGGAACGCCTGGGGTGCCGGTACTGCGGCAGCCCCCGCCATGCCGACATCGTGCTCATCACCGGCCCGCTGACCACCCGTGTGCGCGACCGCGTGCTCGCGGTCTGGAACGAGATCCCCGAGCCCAAGATCACCGTGGCCGTGGGCATCTGCCCCATCTCCGGCGGCGTGTTCCGCGAGGGCTACTCCATCGAGGGCCCCATCTCGCGCTACATCCCCGTGGATGTGAACGTGCCCGGCTGTCCGCCCCGCCCCCAGGCCATCCTGGAAGGCGTGGTGCTGGCACGGAAGATGTGGCTCAAAAAGCTGGGCATCGAGGAATAA
- a CDS encoding respiratory chain complex I subunit 1 family protein, producing the protein MTDIILGVLHMCLFPGGLFALAVGLLFKGLDRRVEARLQRRVGPPLVQPLLDIAKLLTKETLIPKTAVRSVFLAAPVVGFAGMAVCAAFIPVPGVFDGLYNMGDLLVLFYLLPIPAIAIMLGGSASSSPFGAIGFSREMLMMLAYETPLLMILLAVAMLVGKATGTGAEFSLLAIVDWQQGAGSLGFNPVMIPALLAYLIFLPGTMGVPPFDIPEAETEVLEGPLLEYGGPLLALFQIGSALKTFVVLGLGVALFFPGTISDFWIVNLIWFVFKCLVLMLLSLTLVKSATGRFRIDQAFRFYVKVPTALALVSLVLVWAL; encoded by the coding sequence ATGACCGACATCATTCTTGGTGTGCTGCACATGTGCCTTTTCCCCGGCGGCCTGTTCGCGCTGGCTGTGGGGCTGTTGTTCAAGGGCCTTGACCGCCGCGTCGAGGCCCGCCTGCAGCGCCGCGTGGGCCCGCCGCTGGTCCAGCCCCTGCTGGATATCGCCAAACTGCTGACCAAGGAGACCCTGATCCCCAAAACGGCCGTGCGCAGCGTCTTTCTGGCCGCGCCCGTGGTGGGCTTTGCGGGCATGGCCGTCTGCGCGGCCTTCATCCCCGTGCCCGGCGTGTTCGACGGCCTGTACAACATGGGCGACCTGCTGGTGCTCTTCTACCTGCTGCCCATCCCGGCCATCGCCATCATGCTGGGCGGCTCGGCCTCCAGCTCGCCTTTCGGCGCCATAGGCTTCTCGCGCGAGATGCTCATGATGCTGGCCTACGAGACCCCCCTGCTCATGATCCTGCTGGCCGTGGCCATGCTGGTGGGCAAGGCCACCGGCACCGGTGCCGAGTTCTCGCTGCTGGCCATCGTGGACTGGCAGCAGGGCGCCGGCTCCCTGGGCTTCAATCCGGTCATGATCCCGGCCCTGCTGGCCTACCTGATCTTCCTGCCCGGCACCATGGGCGTGCCGCCCTTCGACATCCCCGAAGCCGAGACCGAAGTGCTGGAAGGCCCCCTGCTGGAATACGGCGGCCCCCTGCTGGCCCTGTTCCAGATCGGCTCCGCCCTCAAGACCTTCGTGGTCCTGGGCCTGGGCGTGGCCCTGTTCTTCCCCGGCACCATCTCCGACTTCTGGATCGTCAACCTGATCTGGTTCGTCTTCAAGTGCCTGGTGCTGATGCTGCTGTCCCTGACCCTGGTCAAGTCCGCCACCGGGCGTTTCCGCATCGACCAGGCGTTCCGCTTTTATGTGAAGGTCCCCACCGCCCTGGCTCTGGTGAGCCTGGTGCTGGTGTGGGCGCTGTAA